A single region of the Brachypodium distachyon strain Bd21 chromosome 3, Brachypodium_distachyon_v3.0, whole genome shotgun sequence genome encodes:
- the LOC100841136 gene encoding WRKY transcription factor 22 — MEEEHYGNNWDLHAVVRFGCRRALSPPQPRAEPIVPPREKKKAEVLHLEKQGADAGWCFPDLGASDRAGCGEDANELLKAFFAPPPPPPTLKPLPTQQQQQQKQKQEMLQPLMIPSEAQAPLRSPTAAAPARAQPSGRPASGAVPRSKRRKNQQKKVVCHVAADGVSSDVWAWRKYGQKPIKGSPYPRGYYRCSSSKGCPARKQVERSRADPNTFILTFTGEHNHAAPTHRNSLAGTSRNKFPPPSSSSGPPPQPPPPSLLVAGEAAAAAHPSPPSTSTAGLSPTTPLRTTSMEEDDDEEEDELLVEDMEMAGEDDLLFLSGADSEDGATPMSSLFDVDDPFLGSPWNGGGAAAGAGS, encoded by the exons atggaggaggagcactACGGCAACAACTGGGATCTGCACGCCGTCGTGCGCTTCGGCTGCCGGCGCGCCCTCTCCCCGCCGCAGCCGCGGGCCGAACCCATCGTGCCGCCgcgggagaagaagaaggcggaggTTCTTCATTTGGAGAAGCAGGGGGCCGATGCCGGGTGGTGCTTCCCGGACCTTGGCGCAAGCGACCGCGCCGGCTGTGGAGAAGACGCCAACGAGCTGCTCAAGGCCTTCTTCgccccgcctccaccgccgccgacgctaAAGCCGCTGCcgacacagcagcagcagcagcagaagcagaagcaggagATGCTGCAGCCGCTGATGATACCTTCGGAAGCGCAAGCGCCCCTCCGGAGTCCGacagctgctgctccggccAGGGCGCAGCCtagcggccggccggcttccGGCGCCGTGCCGAGATCCAAGAGAAG GAAGAACCAGCAGAAGAAAGTGGTGTGCCATGTCGCGGCGGACGGCGTGTCCTCCGACGTGTGGGCCTGGCGCAAGTACGGGCAGAAGCCCATCAAGGGCTCCCCTTACCCAAG GGGATACTACCGGTGCAGCAGCTCCAAGGGGTGCCCGGCGAGAAAGCAGGTGGAGCGCAGCCGCGCCGACCCAAACACCTTCATCCTCACCTTCACGGGCGAGCACAACCACGCCGCGCCCACCCACCGCAACTCGCTTGCCGGCACCAGCCGCAACAAGTTCCCCCccccgtcttcttcctccggcccgccgcctcagcctcctccgccgtctctGCTGGTggcgggcgaggcggcggcggcggcacacCCCAGCCCGCCGTCGACATCGACGGCGGGGCTCTCGCCCACCACGCCGCTCCGTACGACGTCCATGGAGgaggacgatgacgaggaagaagacgagttGCTCGTGGAGGACATGGAGATGGCCGGGGAGGACGACCTCCTGTTCCTCAGCGGCGCCGACAGCGAAGACGGCGCCACCCCCATGTCCTCCCTCTTCGACGTCGACGACCCCTTCTTGGGGTCCCCCTGGAATGGGGGCGGGGCTGCAGCCGGCGCCGGGAGTTGA